From Ornithodoros turicata isolate Travis unplaced genomic scaffold, ASM3712646v1 ctg00001211.1, whole genome shotgun sequence, one genomic window encodes:
- the LOC135376678 gene encoding uncharacterized protein LOC135376678 produces MAQPPAPTTSSASDDASVSSSIQHYTMRLPPFWSHNPCVWFLQVECQFALGGITSQLTKFRHVVSVLPQDVAAQVVDILSAPPAANEYDALKTAVLERTTASERKRFKELLSSEDLGDRRPSELLRHTQGLLGERALSFDASLLKQLFLQRLPTTVQMILASASTLPLQELADLADKILEVSLPSISAMPAAPPLPSAVSPAASSPSAQVRLTSPSGDSIAQLREDFGRLSAMVASVLSSRAPSHTDPVSPRRRRRDRPRSASRSPSRRRSPRRPLQDEPIGPCWYHQRYGSEARRCTRPCTWTENLPGDR; encoded by the coding sequence ATGGCACAGCCACCAGCCCCTACCACTTCCTCTGCCTCCGACGATGCCTCAGTGTCGTCGTCAATCCAGCACTACACCATGCGGCTGCCGCCCTTCTGGAGCCACAATCCGTGCGTATGGTTCCTACAGGTGGAATGTCAGTTCGCTCTCGGGGGCATAACATCACAGCTGACCAAATTTCGCCATGTGGTGAGCGTACTGCCGCAAGACGTTGCCGCCCAAGTGGTCGACATCCTTTCCGCTCCACCCGCCGCCAACGAGTACGACGCGCTCAAGACCGCTGTCCTCGAGCGAACCACGGCTTCGGAACGCAAGCGCTTCAAAGAGCTCCTGTCTTCCGAAGATCTTGGCGACCGCCGTCCGTCTGAACTACTGCGACACACGCAGGGGCTGCTTGGCGAGCGAGCCCTTTCCTTCGATGCCAGCCTCCTCAAACAACTCTTCCTACAGCGCTTACCAACAACCGTACAGATGATCCTAGCGTCTGCGTCGACTCTGCCGTTGCAAGAGCTTGCGGACCTTGCAGACAAGATCTTGGAGGTTTCCCTTCCGTCCATCTCAGCCATGCCCGCCGCACCGCCCTTGCCTTCCGCTGTTTCCCCCGCGGCGTCTTCACCATCCGCCCAAGTCCGGCTAACTTCTCCGTCCGGGGACTCCATAGCCCAACTGCGCGAAGATTTTGGACGCCTCTCCGCCATGGTAGCGTCTGTCCTGTCATCGCGTGCGCCTTCCCACACAGACCCCGTTTCGCCCAGGCGTCGCCGACGCGATCGTCCGCGCTCCGCGTCCCGCTCCCCCAGTCGACGCCGTTCACCTCGTCGGCCTCTGCAAGACGAGCCCATCGGCCCTTGCTGGTACCACCAGCGGTACGGCTCCGAGGCCCGTCGGTGCACGCGACCCTGTACTTGGACGGAAAACTTGCCCGGGGACCGTTAG
- the LOC135376669 gene encoding uncharacterized protein LOC135376669 isoform X1, with protein MHAEDDDVESDDFLPNDEDNECLENIQVSNELRAGVTRAEMLDILDLLTSKKKLIPDVPLYRRLVLGKHVHTEKRDCRFLAEMLQSAIFSYKLDAASQILEEIISRPYPADQLAYKTGMFLIEAHPFSTPEKMNYFIR; from the exons ATGCATGCGGAAGATGACGATGTGGAATCTGACGACTTTCTCCCAAATGATGAAGATAACGAGTGTTTGGAAAATATTCAAGTTTCTAATGAACTTCGCGCTGGAGTCACACGTGCAGAAATG CTCGATATTCTCGATCTACTGACAAGCAAGAAGAAATTGATACCCGATGTTCCCTTATACAGGCGACTAG TTTTAGGCAAACATGTCCACACGGAGAAGCGAGACTGTCGTTTCTTGGCAGAGATGCTTCAGTCGGCCATCTTCAGTTACAAACTGGATGCTGCGTCGCAAATCTTGGAAGAAATCATTTCTAGGCCTTACCCTGCTGATCAGCTTGCTTACAAG ACAGGAATGTTCCTCATTGAAGCTCACCCCTTTTCGACACCCGAAAAAATGAACTATTTTATACGGTAA
- the LOC135376669 gene encoding uncharacterized protein LOC135376669 isoform X2, whose amino-acid sequence MHAEDDDVESDDFLPNDEDNECLENIQVSNELRAGVTRAEMLDILDLLTSKKKLIPDVPLYRRLVLGKHVHTEKRDCRFLAEMLQSAIFSYKLDAASQILEEIISRPYPADQLAYKECSSLKLTPFRHPKK is encoded by the exons ATGCATGCGGAAGATGACGATGTGGAATCTGACGACTTTCTCCCAAATGATGAAGATAACGAGTGTTTGGAAAATATTCAAGTTTCTAATGAACTTCGCGCTGGAGTCACACGTGCAGAAATG CTCGATATTCTCGATCTACTGACAAGCAAGAAGAAATTGATACCCGATGTTCCCTTATACAGGCGACTAG TTTTAGGCAAACATGTCCACACGGAGAAGCGAGACTGTCGTTTCTTGGCAGAGATGCTTCAGTCGGCCATCTTCAGTTACAAACTGGATGCTGCGTCGCAAATCTTGGAAGAAATCATTTCTAGGCCTTACCCTGCTGATCAGCTTGCTTACAAG GAATGTTCCTCATTGAAGCTCACCCCTTTTCGACACCCGAAAAAATGA